In the Advenella kashmirensis WT001 genome, one interval contains:
- a CDS encoding benzoate-CoA ligase family protein: MQTPENSSQFNIADYLIQTNQNRLDRIAYIDSNGTLTYAALFDKVRRLTSVLKNLGVHREERILLLMNDCTDWPVAFLAAVHAGIVPVAINTLLTPQDYKYIIEDSRCQAAMVSAALLPVLTQAMSEAEHEIKHILVSRPQGELSHGQLSMDQAMDAATPCHRPCSTKADEPAFWLYSSGSTGKPKGTVHSHANPYWTIRYYAQDLLRLTESDRILSAAKLFFAYGLGNALTFPLGVGASVVLIEGRPTPDAVFEAMRKHQPTVFCGAPTGYAGMLAAANTPTRDEVQLRMCSSAGEALPRELGERFTTHFGCNIIDGIGSTEMLHIFLSNRPDDIRYGTTGKPVPGYELELRDEQGAIVADGEIGDLYIKGKSAALMYWNNREKTRATFQGEWIKSGDKYSRDADGYYTYAGRSDDMLKVSGQYVSPFEVEATLIEHEAVLEAAVIGVTDSQGLVKTRAYVVLKETAPPADDTLKDTLKAFVKSRLAPHKYPRSIEFLDELPKTATGKIQRFRLREMNQHEVA; encoded by the coding sequence ATGCAGACCCCTGAAAACAGCAGCCAGTTCAATATTGCCGACTATCTGATCCAAACCAACCAGAACCGCCTGGATCGCATTGCTTACATCGATAGCAACGGAACGTTGACCTATGCCGCGCTTTTTGACAAAGTGCGGCGCCTGACCTCTGTGCTGAAAAACCTCGGCGTGCACCGCGAAGAACGGATACTGTTGCTGATGAACGACTGCACAGACTGGCCTGTCGCCTTTCTGGCCGCCGTTCACGCAGGCATTGTGCCGGTTGCCATCAATACCTTGCTGACACCGCAAGACTATAAATACATTATTGAAGACAGTCGCTGCCAGGCCGCCATGGTGTCGGCAGCACTGTTGCCGGTGCTAACCCAGGCCATGAGTGAAGCAGAGCACGAAATCAAGCATATCCTGGTGTCACGTCCGCAAGGTGAACTCTCGCATGGCCAGTTAAGCATGGACCAGGCAATGGACGCTGCAACGCCCTGTCATCGCCCCTGTAGCACCAAGGCCGATGAACCGGCCTTCTGGCTGTACTCATCGGGGTCTACCGGTAAACCCAAAGGCACCGTACACAGCCATGCCAATCCTTACTGGACCATTCGCTATTATGCACAGGACCTGCTGCGGCTGACCGAATCAGACCGAATTCTGTCAGCCGCAAAACTGTTTTTTGCCTACGGACTGGGCAACGCCCTGACCTTCCCGTTGGGTGTCGGGGCCAGCGTAGTTCTGATCGAGGGCCGCCCGACCCCGGATGCCGTGTTCGAGGCGATGCGCAAACACCAGCCCACAGTGTTTTGCGGCGCACCAACCGGTTATGCCGGCATGCTGGCGGCTGCCAACACACCTACCCGCGATGAAGTGCAATTGCGGATGTGTTCGTCAGCTGGTGAGGCTCTGCCAAGGGAACTTGGCGAGCGTTTCACGACTCATTTCGGATGTAATATCATCGATGGCATCGGATCAACCGAAATGCTGCATATTTTTCTGTCCAACCGGCCTGATGACATTCGCTATGGCACCACAGGAAAACCCGTACCCGGCTATGAACTTGAGCTTCGCGACGAGCAAGGTGCTATCGTCGCAGATGGCGAAATCGGCGATCTGTACATCAAGGGCAAAAGCGCTGCCCTCATGTACTGGAACAACCGGGAAAAGACAAGAGCGACATTTCAGGGGGAGTGGATCAAAAGTGGCGACAAGTATTCGCGCGATGCCGACGGCTATTACACCTATGCGGGTCGCAGCGACGACATGCTCAAGGTAAGCGGACAGTATGTGTCTCCCTTCGAAGTGGAGGCCACGCTCATTGAGCACGAGGCTGTCCTGGAGGCGGCCGTCATCGGCGTTACCGACTCGCAGGGCCTGGTCAAGACCCGCGCCTATGTGGTGCTCAAGGAAACGGCGCCACCGGCCGACGACACGCTCAAGGACACGCTCAAGGCCTTTGTCAAATCCCGGCTGGCACCGCATAAATATCCACGCAGCATTGAGTTTCTGGATGAATTGCCCAAAACGGCAACCGGCAAAATCCAGCGTTTTCGTCTGCGCGAAATGAATCAGCATGAAGTGGCGTAA
- a CDS encoding helix-turn-helix transcriptional regulator — MTLENSFEIDSMQDKTPLLRALGERIRSLRARKGITRKRLASLAGISERHMANLELGTGNATILVLHQVAQALTCSLAELIGDVTTSSPEWLMIRELLENRSEKDLHKVRLRLIELFGADKTPGSRLSRIALIGLRGAGKSTLGRMLADRLGYPFIELSHEIEQTTGCSINEIHSLYGPVAYRRYERRALEETIQLYPEVVIATPGGLVSEAATYNNLLEHCLTVWLQATPREHMDRVIAQGDFRPMSGSKEAMHDLKLILEGRVAFYSKADVHLDTSLQPLEETFESLFAKVQAARQSAEVLT, encoded by the coding sequence ATGACGCTGGAAAATTCATTTGAAATAGATTCGATGCAAGACAAGACGCCGCTGTTGCGGGCGTTGGGTGAGCGCATCCGCTCGCTGCGCGCGCGCAAGGGCATCACGCGCAAGAGGCTGGCGAGTCTGGCGGGCATTTCCGAGCGCCATATGGCCAATCTTGAGCTGGGTACCGGTAATGCAACCATACTGGTGCTGCACCAGGTCGCTCAGGCGCTCACTTGCTCACTGGCCGAACTCATCGGCGACGTTACCACTTCGTCGCCCGAGTGGCTGATGATCCGCGAGTTACTGGAGAACCGCAGCGAGAAGGATTTGCATAAAGTGCGGCTGCGGCTGATTGAGCTGTTCGGCGCCGACAAGACGCCGGGCTCGCGGCTGTCACGCATTGCCCTAATCGGCCTGCGCGGTGCCGGCAAATCCACGCTGGGCCGCATGCTTGCAGACCGGCTTGGCTATCCGTTCATCGAGCTGTCGCATGAAATTGAGCAGACTACCGGTTGCAGCATCAACGAGATTCATTCGCTATATGGCCCCGTCGCTTACCGTCGCTATGAGCGACGCGCGCTGGAAGAAACCATCCAGCTATATCCTGAAGTGGTCATTGCCACGCCGGGCGGGCTGGTTTCCGAAGCGGCCACCTATAACAATCTGCTGGAGCATTGCCTGACGGTCTGGTTGCAGGCCACACCGCGCGAACATATGGATCGTGTCATTGCCCAGGGCGATTTCCGTCCCATGTCCGGCAGCAAGGAAGCCATGCACGACCTGAAGCTGATCCTGGAGGGCAGGGTGGCCTTCTATAGCAAGGCGGATGTACATCTGGATACCAGCCTTCAGCCCCTTGAAGAGACCTTTGAGTCGCTGTTTGCGAAAGTTCAGGCGGCGCGCCAGTCGGCCGAAGTATTGACCTGA
- a CDS encoding DUF4863 family protein, with protein MREHFDTLIQTVTRQIAGRPLDHTLQAWLNAGYGAHSDWYQEMTAACIQGIADGWMCKHEAQGLKYGRVTKPSEASHGFSVDVVSMQDIRGPHHRHPNGEIDLIMPLTPGARFDGSDAGWKVYGPDSAHYPTVSNGAAHVLYLLPDGKIEFTAQQQ; from the coding sequence ATGCGCGAACATTTCGACACGCTTATTCAGACGGTAACCCGTCAAATAGCAGGCCGTCCGCTGGATCACACGCTCCAGGCGTGGCTCAATGCCGGCTACGGTGCGCACTCGGACTGGTACCAAGAAATGACGGCAGCCTGTATCCAGGGTATAGCAGATGGCTGGATGTGCAAGCACGAAGCGCAGGGACTCAAATACGGCCGGGTGACCAAGCCGTCCGAAGCGAGCCACGGATTTTCCGTGGATGTGGTCAGCATGCAGGATATCCGCGGCCCGCATCACCGTCATCCCAATGGCGAAATTGATCTGATCATGCCGCTCACACCCGGCGCCCGGTTCGATGGCAGTGATGCCGGCTGGAAAGTCTACGGCCCGGACTCTGCCCACTATCCGACCGTCAGCAACGGTGCAGCCCATGTGCTGTATTTGCTGCCGGACGGAAAAATAGAATTCACGGCGCAGCAGCAATGA